The Cydia amplana chromosome 11, ilCydAmpl1.1, whole genome shotgun sequence genome includes a region encoding these proteins:
- the LOC134651976 gene encoding methyltransferase-like protein 22 isoform X2 — translation MEMPELTVTSEIYGEYNYNTKITPLIEGNVISEFPFLLPKNDHKPKYDDDEDLDIERPQKEIIKIEHSSKTKLALVGLQVWRGAFLIGDLLIHLGVKGALKDKTILELGAGTGLTSFIAGIYAKKVICTDINLGGILELIKLNTKYNEKLIKAEFRVDALDFTDMAWSQQLSRDIRDTDIIIAADVVYDDDVTAAFVATVQKILNTNPPKTLYMALEKRYVFTTEHMDSVAPCYKTFLSLLDKVKNGSNWTVEQMPLDFPKYFTYDRVKELVLWKISSV, via the exons ATGGAA atgcCGGAACTAACAGTGACTTCTGAGATTTATGgagaatataactataatactaAAATTACACCACTGATTGAAGGCA ACGTGATTTCGGAATTCCCGTTTTTGCTGCCCAAAAATGACCACAAACCTAAATATGATGATGACGAAGACTTGGACATTGAAAGACCACAAAAAGAAATCATAAAAATTG AACACAGCTCTAAAACCAAACTAGCCCTAGTTGGTTTACAAGTGTGGAGGGGGGCATTTCTTATAGGAGATTTGCTCATCCATCTAGGAGTGAAAGGAGCACTTAAAGATAAGACTATCTTGGAACTGGGAGCTGGAACTGGACTGACCAGTTTTATTGCTGGAATATACGCCAAGAAAGTTATATGCACTG atATAAACCTCGGCGGTATATTAGAACTTATTAAACTGAACACCAAGTACAATGAAAAGCTGATAAAAGCAGAGTTCAGAGTGGACGCTTTAGACTTCACCGACATGGCTTGGAGCCAGCAACTCTCTAGGGACATCAGAGATACCGACATTATTATAGCGGCTGATG TTGTATACGACGATGATGTGACTGCCGCATTCGTTGCAACGGTACAAAAGATCCTTAACACCAACCCACCTAAAACCCTCTACATGGCGCTAGAAAAACGCTACGTCTTCACGACAGAACACATGGACTCCGTCGCGCCGTGTTACAAGACATTCCTCAGTCTGTTGGATAAAGTAAAGAATGGATCCAACTGGACTGTAGAGCAGATGCCTTTAGACTTTCCTAAATATTTTACTTACGATAGAGTCAAAGAGCTGGTATTATGGAAAATATCTTCTGTCtag
- the LOC134651976 gene encoding methyltransferase-like protein 22 isoform X1: protein MPCPSSLRSVRNKFTFVLRVVKMPELTVTSEIYGEYNYNTKITPLIEGNVISEFPFLLPKNDHKPKYDDDEDLDIERPQKEIIKIEHSSKTKLALVGLQVWRGAFLIGDLLIHLGVKGALKDKTILELGAGTGLTSFIAGIYAKKVICTDINLGGILELIKLNTKYNEKLIKAEFRVDALDFTDMAWSQQLSRDIRDTDIIIAADVVYDDDVTAAFVATVQKILNTNPPKTLYMALEKRYVFTTEHMDSVAPCYKTFLSLLDKVKNGSNWTVEQMPLDFPKYFTYDRVKELVLWKISSV from the exons ATGCCCTGTCCTTCCTCATTGAGATCAGTTAGAAACAAGTTCACATTTGTTCTTAGAGTTGTAAAG atgcCGGAACTAACAGTGACTTCTGAGATTTATGgagaatataactataatactaAAATTACACCACTGATTGAAGGCA ACGTGATTTCGGAATTCCCGTTTTTGCTGCCCAAAAATGACCACAAACCTAAATATGATGATGACGAAGACTTGGACATTGAAAGACCACAAAAAGAAATCATAAAAATTG AACACAGCTCTAAAACCAAACTAGCCCTAGTTGGTTTACAAGTGTGGAGGGGGGCATTTCTTATAGGAGATTTGCTCATCCATCTAGGAGTGAAAGGAGCACTTAAAGATAAGACTATCTTGGAACTGGGAGCTGGAACTGGACTGACCAGTTTTATTGCTGGAATATACGCCAAGAAAGTTATATGCACTG atATAAACCTCGGCGGTATATTAGAACTTATTAAACTGAACACCAAGTACAATGAAAAGCTGATAAAAGCAGAGTTCAGAGTGGACGCTTTAGACTTCACCGACATGGCTTGGAGCCAGCAACTCTCTAGGGACATCAGAGATACCGACATTATTATAGCGGCTGATG TTGTATACGACGATGATGTGACTGCCGCATTCGTTGCAACGGTACAAAAGATCCTTAACACCAACCCACCTAAAACCCTCTACATGGCGCTAGAAAAACGCTACGTCTTCACGACAGAACACATGGACTCCGTCGCGCCGTGTTACAAGACATTCCTCAGTCTGTTGGATAAAGTAAAGAATGGATCCAACTGGACTGTAGAGCAGATGCCTTTAGACTTTCCTAAATATTTTACTTACGATAGAGTCAAAGAGCTGGTATTATGGAAAATATCTTCTGTCtag
- the LOC134651976 gene encoding methyltransferase-like protein 22 isoform X3, whose translation MPELTVTSEIYGEYNYNTKITPLIEGNVISEFPFLLPKNDHKPKYDDDEDLDIERPQKEIIKIEHSSKTKLALVGLQVWRGAFLIGDLLIHLGVKGALKDKTILELGAGTGLTSFIAGIYAKKVICTDINLGGILELIKLNTKYNEKLIKAEFRVDALDFTDMAWSQQLSRDIRDTDIIIAADVVYDDDVTAAFVATVQKILNTNPPKTLYMALEKRYVFTTEHMDSVAPCYKTFLSLLDKVKNGSNWTVEQMPLDFPKYFTYDRVKELVLWKISSV comes from the exons atgcCGGAACTAACAGTGACTTCTGAGATTTATGgagaatataactataatactaAAATTACACCACTGATTGAAGGCA ACGTGATTTCGGAATTCCCGTTTTTGCTGCCCAAAAATGACCACAAACCTAAATATGATGATGACGAAGACTTGGACATTGAAAGACCACAAAAAGAAATCATAAAAATTG AACACAGCTCTAAAACCAAACTAGCCCTAGTTGGTTTACAAGTGTGGAGGGGGGCATTTCTTATAGGAGATTTGCTCATCCATCTAGGAGTGAAAGGAGCACTTAAAGATAAGACTATCTTGGAACTGGGAGCTGGAACTGGACTGACCAGTTTTATTGCTGGAATATACGCCAAGAAAGTTATATGCACTG atATAAACCTCGGCGGTATATTAGAACTTATTAAACTGAACACCAAGTACAATGAAAAGCTGATAAAAGCAGAGTTCAGAGTGGACGCTTTAGACTTCACCGACATGGCTTGGAGCCAGCAACTCTCTAGGGACATCAGAGATACCGACATTATTATAGCGGCTGATG TTGTATACGACGATGATGTGACTGCCGCATTCGTTGCAACGGTACAAAAGATCCTTAACACCAACCCACCTAAAACCCTCTACATGGCGCTAGAAAAACGCTACGTCTTCACGACAGAACACATGGACTCCGTCGCGCCGTGTTACAAGACATTCCTCAGTCTGTTGGATAAAGTAAAGAATGGATCCAACTGGACTGTAGAGCAGATGCCTTTAGACTTTCCTAAATATTTTACTTACGATAGAGTCAAAGAGCTGGTATTATGGAAAATATCTTCTGTCtag
- the LOC134652176 gene encoding uncharacterized protein LOC134652176 isoform X2 — translation MSYSKNARKLPDISKSSLHTDTRVIACNASESCTYAVTVSKKSSGTAEESPLCSGQKSFISIHSTDQLCQVADIDNSANLDECNVEIISLNEVFPSTSEESLSNDDEPQRKERNRTKKPIPKHEKTAYVPTNSKSTTGPRQKEPMEGQTSVYSDFDIPKNTMYVIGSDPGEAKKSYQDPPKKISKTMKKLLRNIDKHKSEQNSKSEKQALSKLTMRSILKDGRCGPECTGDSVQPSDDYSPDDHNIPPFMEFEPATNYASYVKQNPDKNVTFNTQVVIIHFTGDLCVGQSVETLSKEKDQQARNSELRKTFLNKYNEHWPTQK, via the exons ATGTCATACTCGAAGAATGCCCGTAAACTACCGGATATCAGTAAATCATCGTTACACACAGACACAC GAGTGATTGCTTGCAACGCATCTGAAAGTTGCACCTATGCTG TGACCGTGTCAAAGAAATCAAGCGGCACGGCCGAGGAATCTCCCCTCTGCTCCGGCCAGAAATCCTTCATCAGTATCCACTCAACCGACCAACTATGTCAAGTGGCCGACATCGATAACTCCGCCAACCTCGACGAGTGCAACGTCGAGATCATCAGTCTCAACGAAGTGTTCCCATCCACATCAGAAGAGAGCCTGTCCAATGACGATGAGCCtcaaagaaaagaaagaaaCCGAACTAAGAAACCTATCcccaaacatgaaaaaacagcCTACGTACCGACCAATAGCAAGTCCACAACTGGCCCTCGGCAGAAAGAACCGATGGAGGGTCAGACGTCGGTGTATTCGGACTTCGATATACCAAAGAACACGATGTATGTGATTGGGAGTGACCCGGGAGAAGCGAAGAAGTCGTATCAGGATCCACCGAAGAAAATTTCGAAGACG ATGAAGAAGCTCCTCCGAAACATTGACAAGCACAAGAGCGAACAAAATAGCAAAAGCGAGAAACAAGCGCTCAGCAAGTTGACGATGAGGAGCATCTTAAAGGACGGGCGCTGCGGGCCGGAGTGCACCGGAGACTCCGTCCAGCCCTCCGACGACTATTCAC CTGACGACCACAATATCCCACCGTTTATGGAATTCGAGCCAGCAACGAACTACGCCAGCTACGTCAAACAGAACCCAGACAAGAACGTCACCTTCAACACGCAGGTGGTCATCATCCACTTCACAGGCGACCTCTGTGTGGGGCAAAGCGTAGAAACGCTAAGCAAAGAGAAGGACCAACAAGCCCGTAATTCGGAACTTAGAAAAACCTTCCTCAACAAATACAATGAACATTGGCCCACTCAGAAATAA
- the LOC134652176 gene encoding uncharacterized protein LOC134652176 isoform X1, whose product MSYSKNARKLPDISKSSLHTDTREAEGVIACNASESCTYAVTVSKKSSGTAEESPLCSGQKSFISIHSTDQLCQVADIDNSANLDECNVEIISLNEVFPSTSEESLSNDDEPQRKERNRTKKPIPKHEKTAYVPTNSKSTTGPRQKEPMEGQTSVYSDFDIPKNTMYVIGSDPGEAKKSYQDPPKKISKTMKKLLRNIDKHKSEQNSKSEKQALSKLTMRSILKDGRCGPECTGDSVQPSDDYSPDDHNIPPFMEFEPATNYASYVKQNPDKNVTFNTQVVIIHFTGDLCVGQSVETLSKEKDQQARNSELRKTFLNKYNEHWPTQK is encoded by the exons ATGTCATACTCGAAGAATGCCCGTAAACTACCGGATATCAGTAAATCATCGTTACACACAGACACACGTGAGGCGGAAG GAGTGATTGCTTGCAACGCATCTGAAAGTTGCACCTATGCTG TGACCGTGTCAAAGAAATCAAGCGGCACGGCCGAGGAATCTCCCCTCTGCTCCGGCCAGAAATCCTTCATCAGTATCCACTCAACCGACCAACTATGTCAAGTGGCCGACATCGATAACTCCGCCAACCTCGACGAGTGCAACGTCGAGATCATCAGTCTCAACGAAGTGTTCCCATCCACATCAGAAGAGAGCCTGTCCAATGACGATGAGCCtcaaagaaaagaaagaaaCCGAACTAAGAAACCTATCcccaaacatgaaaaaacagcCTACGTACCGACCAATAGCAAGTCCACAACTGGCCCTCGGCAGAAAGAACCGATGGAGGGTCAGACGTCGGTGTATTCGGACTTCGATATACCAAAGAACACGATGTATGTGATTGGGAGTGACCCGGGAGAAGCGAAGAAGTCGTATCAGGATCCACCGAAGAAAATTTCGAAGACG ATGAAGAAGCTCCTCCGAAACATTGACAAGCACAAGAGCGAACAAAATAGCAAAAGCGAGAAACAAGCGCTCAGCAAGTTGACGATGAGGAGCATCTTAAAGGACGGGCGCTGCGGGCCGGAGTGCACCGGAGACTCCGTCCAGCCCTCCGACGACTATTCAC CTGACGACCACAATATCCCACCGTTTATGGAATTCGAGCCAGCAACGAACTACGCCAGCTACGTCAAACAGAACCCAGACAAGAACGTCACCTTCAACACGCAGGTGGTCATCATCCACTTCACAGGCGACCTCTGTGTGGGGCAAAGCGTAGAAACGCTAAGCAAAGAGAAGGACCAACAAGCCCGTAATTCGGAACTTAGAAAAACCTTCCTCAACAAATACAATGAACATTGGCCCACTCAGAAATAA
- the LOC134652176 gene encoding uncharacterized protein LOC134652176 isoform X3, with translation MSYSKNARKLPDISKSSLHTDTREAEVTVSKKSSGTAEESPLCSGQKSFISIHSTDQLCQVADIDNSANLDECNVEIISLNEVFPSTSEESLSNDDEPQRKERNRTKKPIPKHEKTAYVPTNSKSTTGPRQKEPMEGQTSVYSDFDIPKNTMYVIGSDPGEAKKSYQDPPKKISKTMKKLLRNIDKHKSEQNSKSEKQALSKLTMRSILKDGRCGPECTGDSVQPSDDYSPDDHNIPPFMEFEPATNYASYVKQNPDKNVTFNTQVVIIHFTGDLCVGQSVETLSKEKDQQARNSELRKTFLNKYNEHWPTQK, from the exons ATGTCATACTCGAAGAATGCCCGTAAACTACCGGATATCAGTAAATCATCGTTACACACAGACACACGTGAGGCGGAAG TGACCGTGTCAAAGAAATCAAGCGGCACGGCCGAGGAATCTCCCCTCTGCTCCGGCCAGAAATCCTTCATCAGTATCCACTCAACCGACCAACTATGTCAAGTGGCCGACATCGATAACTCCGCCAACCTCGACGAGTGCAACGTCGAGATCATCAGTCTCAACGAAGTGTTCCCATCCACATCAGAAGAGAGCCTGTCCAATGACGATGAGCCtcaaagaaaagaaagaaaCCGAACTAAGAAACCTATCcccaaacatgaaaaaacagcCTACGTACCGACCAATAGCAAGTCCACAACTGGCCCTCGGCAGAAAGAACCGATGGAGGGTCAGACGTCGGTGTATTCGGACTTCGATATACCAAAGAACACGATGTATGTGATTGGGAGTGACCCGGGAGAAGCGAAGAAGTCGTATCAGGATCCACCGAAGAAAATTTCGAAGACG ATGAAGAAGCTCCTCCGAAACATTGACAAGCACAAGAGCGAACAAAATAGCAAAAGCGAGAAACAAGCGCTCAGCAAGTTGACGATGAGGAGCATCTTAAAGGACGGGCGCTGCGGGCCGGAGTGCACCGGAGACTCCGTCCAGCCCTCCGACGACTATTCAC CTGACGACCACAATATCCCACCGTTTATGGAATTCGAGCCAGCAACGAACTACGCCAGCTACGTCAAACAGAACCCAGACAAGAACGTCACCTTCAACACGCAGGTGGTCATCATCCACTTCACAGGCGACCTCTGTGTGGGGCAAAGCGTAGAAACGCTAAGCAAAGAGAAGGACCAACAAGCCCGTAATTCGGAACTTAGAAAAACCTTCCTCAACAAATACAATGAACATTGGCCCACTCAGAAATAA